The Glutamicibacter mishrai DNA window CCTACCGAATATCCTGGCGAGAGTCGAGCCTCACCGTTGGACGGGGTATCGAGACCCGCCATGATCTTCAAGATCGTTGACTTACCAGCACCGTTCGGACCTACAACACCAATTTTGGCGCCTGGGAAGAACGACATGCTGACGTTGTCAAGGATGACTTTGTCACCAACGGCCTTGCGAGCCTTGGTCATCGTATAAATGAATTCCGCCATGCTCTTAAGGCTAGTCGGTTAGAGGCGTCAATTCCGAATTCTCACCCAACTATTTTGGGTTGGCGGTGTCCGGTCTCACAGGAATGAACCGAACATCGCCAATCTGCCCGAAATCATGCGGCTTGATCGTCACCTTTCGGCCAACTTCCTTCTGCCTCCGTCGACGAGTCCTGATGCGAGATCCGCTCAAAGTCACCGGCCTCGGTACGAACACGGGCGAAGGAACTCGTCCCGAACCGCAAATCGTGTCCGATGCTGTATGCCTCGATATCCGCGCTGTTGCCTTTGGTTCCATCCGCCCGTTCGAATTCGCGAATTTGAAGTTTGCCAAAGACCATTACGTGGTCGCCTTGGGCCAGCGACTCCATTGTGTTTTCGGCCAGGCCTCTAAACGCTGAGATGGAATACCAGTTGGTGGGCCCATCAACCCATTGCCCTGACTCCTGATCCTTCTTGCGCTCATGAGTCGCGGCACGAAACTTCAACACCGCCACTCCTTTGGCCGTCACAGTCAATTGCGGATCCGTGCCCACAACTGCACGGATAGTCACCAGATCACTCACGCGTACCACTCCTTAGTTTCCTAACGTCAAGGATTTTTCTCGACGTTGCTGTCCATGATGAACGAATGCCACGAAGGAGGATTCGTAGTTCTAACGAGTTGTGGAAACTGAACTTTTAGGCGCGACGCCGACGAGCGGTCAGAAAATAGACGAATCCAATGACCACCGCTGGCGCGACCCAACCAGACCAGCCCATGATGGAAGCTTCAGTCGAATCAATGGAGGCACCAACAGTCATGAATAGCGAGGTTAGGCCCACGCTGGCGTTGAACACGCCATGGGCGAGCGCAGCGGGCCAGACCGAGTCACTGAAAGTTCGAATCCAACCGAGGAAAGCACCGAGAACGACGCACACACCACACATAGCGAATACTCCCCATACAGGTGCCAGTGGGTAGTTGTATCCGAGCAGGATTAGCGGTGCATGCCAAAGTCCCCAAACAACACCTGAGACAAGAATTGCCACGGACTTCCCAAAGCGCAGCAATCGGGGCCACAGCCAACCGCGCCATCCAACTTCCTCCCCGATGGCCAATAACGCGTTGGCCAATCCCGCCACAGCTATGAGCACTGCTTGATCGATGAGATACAACGCGGGCCCCTTGGTTCCCGCGACAAAATGCAAGAGTGCGAAGTTCTGAAGATCTCCAGGGAATACGCCAAGCCACGTACCTACAACGGGCGCTTGCGCCACGAGCAGGACGGGAACCGCAATTGCCAATGGGAGGCTAGCTAAAAATCTCCGGGGGCGATTGATTGGCCAGAGCCCGGTCTCCCGAAGAAATGCACGCCCTCGCCCTTCGAGTAATAAAATAACCAAGGCAGCCAAGCTGGGGGTAAACATCATCAGCGACGCGATCGTCGTGAAATTGGGTTCCTGAAGTCCCTTGCCTAACCACAATGGTGAAGCGACGCACCAACCAAACAGCAGGGTTAGCGCCACGAAAAACACAATGCTCAGTCGGCTATCAAATCTCAACTTCGGCACTTTAAGTACCCCTAATCAGCATCCCGAATCCGGCTCTACCACCACCCTACCGACCTCAAGTCGTAGTTTCAGCGAGCAATAAGCTAAACTATTTTCGGTTATGCCTCCATAGCTCAGCTGGATAGAGCAAGAGCCTTCTAATCTCTAGGTCGTGGGTTCGAATCCCGCTGGGGGCACAATTCCAAAGACTGCCAACCACCTTCATTGAATGTGGCTGGCAGTCTTTTTTGCTTCCAAACCTGACATAGATTCGGTGTCAGAAACTTACGACGAGGCCACAGCTAGGCCAGCGTCATTGATAGCCACTCCCTGAACAAAAACTGGGCATCACCGACGTATCCTCGCAAAAAACAAGGCAAATCCAACCCTGTAGTAACTTAGACGCCGAGAGTGAGATAAACTCAAGGCAATATAGAAACCGAGAGGGAACAGGGAAAACTTTCAGATGACCCAACCGGTCGCCATCAGAGCGCGGCTCTTGCCCACCGAACGCACCAGCATCAACTTAATATTCTTCCTTGCGGGATTATCCTTCGCTTCCTGGGCAGGAAGGCTATCGATCATTGATGATGTTCTGGGGTTCTCCGGGCTCGGACTTGGTTCATTCCTCCTGTGCATGACCTTGGGTACTCTGATCGGTTTGACGATCATCCCTACCATCAGCAAATATCTGCCCACAAAGCGGCTTCTTTGCATCCTTCCTCTTGGCCTAGCCCTATGCCTGCCCATCCTCGGTGTCGCCGTCTCCCTGACGCAGAGCACTTGGCTCGCCTATCTCACGCTCTTCATTAACGGCATCATTTTTGGCTGCCTCGACATCATGATGAACGTCAGCGGCGCAAGAATCGAACGCCAGCTTGGCCGAAGCATCATGCCCTCGCTACACGGCTTTTTCAGCCTTGGCTCACTGGTAGGCGCTGGGTTGGCAACGGCCACGATTGCCATGCATGTTCGCAGCATCTGGCACTTTGCCTTTATTTCTGTCTTGATCATCGCACTCGCATTCGTTGCCCACCTGGGCTTGACCGAATGGGAGAATGAAAACTTCGCCGAACGGGCAAAGGAAAAGGCGCAGGAAGGTTCCAAACCCGCAGGCAACCTCGGATTGCTCCTGCTGCTTGGGCTCATGGTCGCTGGCCTGAGTTTCACGGAGGGTGCCGCCAATGACTGGATTGCGGTCGCAACCGTAGACGGTCATGGCCTGGAGCATAAAGAAGGCGCCCTCATGTTCACGCTATTTGTGGGTGCTATGACGCTTGGTCGATTCCTTGGCGGACATTTGGTCGACCGGCTGGGACACAAATACACGTTGTTGTTCATGGGAACCATCGGCCTCTTGGGTGTCAGCTTGTTCATCGTCGGGTCAAGCCCATATTTGATTGGGCTGGGTTCAGCCATGTGGGGTTTGGGCAGCTCGCTCGGCTTCCCGGTTGGCATGAGCATCGCTGCTTCGCGCACCGAACGTCTCGGTCCGAAGGCCGTCAGCATCATCAGCGCTTTCGGCTACGGAGCGATGCTCGGTGGTCCCCCGCTTATCGGCTTCATCGTTGACGGAGTGGGGCTCCCTCAAGCGTTGTGGATCTGCGCCGCTATTCTTGTGGTCTCCCTTTTGCTCACTCCACGTGTCAGCCGCCGGCCCAGGCTCGCCGACCGCTCGCGCTAAACGGGTAGAACCGCTCGCCCTTTGATGTTGCGCATCACGATCGTGCTGGTCAGCTTCTCAACACCCGGCAAGCCAACGAGGACTTCGTCGTAAACATGCTGATAGTGGCTCAGGTCTTTGGCAAACACGCGCAATAGGAAGTCAGGCTCCCCGAATAACCGCTGGGCATCGACAATCAAGTCTTCTTGTTCGACCGCAAGTTCGAACTCCTTGAGCTGCGCTCTATCCTTTAGCGTCGCGAACACGAGTGCCTCGAATCCCAATCCAACGCGTTCAGGGGCAATTACCGCTTGATAACCCGTGATCACTCCTGAGCGCTCAAGCTCGCGTATGCGACGGTGGCAAGGAGCAACGGACAGCCCGATTTTTGAGGCCAAAGCGGTGGCGCTCATCCTTCCGTCAAGCTGCAGTTCGGCAAGTATCGCGCGGTCCAATTCATCCATGGTTTCAGAGTACCGCACAAATAACTTGCGGGGTTTTGCACTCCTTGCTAATTATTTTGCGTCAATACTCAGTTTTGCCCAAAAACAGGCAAACACATTTGGCTACGTTTTCCCTATGGTGGAGACTACATCAACTCGTCTCTAAGGATGGCCATGGATTTCGCTCAGATAACAGCTTTCCTCCTGATCTCGGTCACCTTGGCCTGCACACCTGGCGCAGACTGGGCCTACATCATTTCTTCGGCATTGCGGAAGCAAAGCTACCAGTCCGCAGTTTGGGGGCTGCTCTCCGGATACCTCGTCCACACTGCATTATTGGTCTGCGGAATCGCAGCGCTCGTCGCCAGCTCTCCCACGGTGCTTATGTGGCTGACCGCCGCAGGATCGCTTTACTTGTTATGGCTCGGAATTTCGACGCTTCGATCGAGCAAGACGGCAACTTTCTTCGAGGTTTCACCCGAAGCAGTAGCTGACGAAATCGACGTGCAGAAGCAAGATCGAGTCGACAGCTTGGGTGGCGCGGCCAGCAGGCCTGTGGCTCTGGCAGCCACGACCGAACAACGGATTTCGCCACGCGGCTCTTTCCTCAAGGGCTTGCTGACGAGTGGAACCAACCCCAAGGCGCTGCTCTTATACGTTGCCCTGATCCCCCAATATCTGGACCCCGCAATGAGCCTGCCCATGCCAGTTCAAACAGGCATGCTCGGACTAACGCACTTCGTGGTTTCCATCGCTGTCTATTTCACGGTAGCTGTCGCGGCTCGCGCCCTGCTTCGCTCCAGGCCTCTAGCCGCACGCATGGTGACGCTTCTTTCCGGAATCATCATGATCCTCTTGTCCCTTGGCCTGATTTTCGAGCAACTTTTCGTCGCCCAGAAAATTTATTGAACACTGATCAAGACAATTGAACAGTGATCAAGTATGCTCTTAATCGATGGTGAATCAACCATGGATTAAACGGCCTCGGTCAGCCAGCAAACGTTGTTGCGCGGCCAAGCGCCTTGAGTATCGCGCTGGAGCTTTTGTGGAACTACCCTCAATCCGATTAGAGAACGTCTTCGTTCGCTACGATAACCGAGACGTGCTCCAGCAGATCAGCATAGACCTCGACGAAAAACGCATCGGCATCATCGGTGCCAACGGCGCAGGAAAAAGCACCTTGTCCCGCCTGCTCAACGGACTCGTACTCCCAACCGAGGGAACCGTACACATCGGTGAGCTCAACACTCGAGAGCATGCCAAACAGATCAGGCGCCAGGTGGGATTCGTCTTCCAGAACCCGGCAAATCAGATCATCATGCCAATCGTTTCCGACGACATCGCATTCGGGCTGAAGAATTTGTCCTTGCCCAAGAACGAAAGGCAAGTGCGAGTTGCGCAGACCCTCGGCGAGTTGAACATTTCCCATCTTGCTGATCGCGAGACCCACACGCTCTCGGGCGGTGAACAGCAAATGGTTGCGCTCGCGTCGGTGCTGGCCATGCGCCCTCAAACAGTAGTGTTCGATGAACCGACAACGATGCTGGACCTGCGCAACCGACTGGCGTTCCAAAAAGAGATCGCCAAGCTCTCGCAACGGGCAATTGTCGTGACTCATGATCTGGAGATACTCGAAGATTTCGAACGTGTCCTTGTCGTCACGGATGGGACCATTGCCTTCGATGGACCTCCGGCCGATGCGATCGCGCATTATCGCCAATGGAGCCACGCATGATCGCGGCGAACAACACTTCCTATCTGGCGCGGATCAAACCCGGCTGGAAGTTCGGCGCTCTACTCGTCCTGAGTATCGCGCTCTACCTCATCACGAACTGGACAGTTCTGCTCGCGCTATTTATCTTCAGCGCTGCGATCCTGCTTTCTGCGCGCGTGGACTTCAAACAGCTGCGATTGCCGCTGATTTCGATAACCATCATCCTCGGAGTGGTTTTCATCCTTCTTGGACTGCAGACCGATTGGTTGAATGCCCTGCGTTCTGTGTTGAGGCTACTGACCATGTGCCTTTTGGCTTACGCGGTCAGCCTCACCACAAAATTCGAAGCGATGTTGGAGCTCTTCCAACAAGTAGCCTCCCCCGTTCGCTTCATTGGTGGGAACCCGGCACAAATCGCTTTGGCATTGTCGATGACCATACGCTTCATCCCTGAGCTGAAAAAGGTCTACACAGAAGTTCGTGAAGCCCAGCACGCCCGGGGCCTGGCGAACAATCCCCTGGCAGTTACAGTCCCGCTTGTCATCCGATCCTTAAAAATCGCCGACGAAACAGCTGAGGCACTGGATGCCCGCGGCTACGATTCAGAGCCAGCCAAGCGTCGATTCTGAGCAAAGCTCCCCCTCACACTCGTATTATCAAGGAACACTAATGTCTCGAAACCCGTCTTCATCACAAACCAAAAACACGGTATATATCGCTGTGTTCGCAGCGATGATCGCTGCCATGGGCCTCCTGCCGCCCATCACGCTGGGCATCATTCCAGTCCCAATCACCTTGCAAACGCTCGGGGTGATGCTCGCCGGCGCATTGCTAGGCCCATGGCGTGGAGCCATGTCATCGTTGGTTGTCGTTGTTCTCGCCATCGCGGGTCTGCCTCTGCTTTCAGGTGGCCGAGGCGGGCTAGGGGTCCTCCTTGGCCCCACCGGCGGATATCTCGTCGGCTGGGTATTCGGATCCCTGGTCATCGGCGCGTTATTCAAATATTGGGTTCTGCGCAGAACCGGTAATGCGGCGCGATTCGCCAGTGGCCTGGCAGCAGTTGTTATCGGTGGAATTGGCGTCATTTACCTTTTCGGCGTGCCGTGGACTTCCGTGGTGACGGGCCTTGACCTTCGGACTTCCCTCATTGGATCGGCAGCTTTCCTCCCCGGAGATGTGTTCAAAGCTGTCGTCACGACATTGGTTGCGTTGACCGTGCATCGTAGTTACCGCGGACTGATGAGCTGACATCATGGGGTTCTGGCAGGCCGTCGCGAGTAGGGCACAGAGCTGCCCTAACAAATCAGCAGTCATCGCTCCTTCTGGCAATTTGACCTTCTCGCAGCTTGCAGGACGAGCACATCGACTCGCTCGAACCTTGAAAAGCCACGAACAACAGCGCATCGGAATGCTAACTCGAGATCCGATCACGATGGCTGTTGGCTTTCACGCTACGTCGCTGGCCGGCAAGACCCTTGTCGTTCTGGATCCTTCCTGGCCACAAGCCTTGCTTGATTCAATGCTCGGAACCCTCGCCTGCAAACTAGTCATCACCGATTGCCCAAACCGGCTCGGCGAGACGGGCCTTGCGGATCCGCTAGTGCTCTCCCCAGAATCCGACTGCAGCCCCTGGGAACTGCACGAACACGAGAATGAACGCGAACTTCTGATCATCTGCACTTCAGGAAGCACCGCAAGGCCAAAAGCGATCAGCCGGACCGCCGACTCATGGCTGGCATCCCTGGCCGCCGGAGCCGAAATACTCATGGCAACTGAGGAAGCAGTTACCCTGTCACCTGGCCCGGTTTCACATGGACTTGGCCTGTATTCCCTGATCGAATCCATTCACACGGGTGGAACGTTCATTGGCGCCGGGCACTGGCGGCCCGAGGCCATCAACTCATTGTTGAGCCAGGTCGCCTGCAATCGCATCGTCAGCGTACCCACCATCCTTGGCCGCCTTCCGACCCACCTCGAACCGCAACATCTTTCGAATATCCGTTGGGTCATCAGCGGCGGCGAAACACTACCAGCACAACTGGTTAGCCGTCTTCATGCCCTGCCTGCACTCGAATCTTGCATTGAGTATTTTGGGAGCAGCGAGCATAGCCTCATTGCTTACGCTCATCGCGGCACTACAGCCAAAGACACCGGATGCTTCTCTGGGCGGCTCTTTCCGGGTGTCTCGGTCCATTTCCATGATGTTGATCCAAAGACCGGTTCCGGCGCCGCCTACATCGATAGCCCTTACAACGCGAACGGCTATGACCCCGCAACGGCACCGCCTATTGCGCAATGCGGCAATTCAACCGGCATTTTGGACCGAGGAATGCAATCGCATGATGGAACCATCACTTTTATGCGCCGCGATGATGGAATGCTGAACCTCAACGGCAATAATATCCATCCCTCGGAGATCATAGACGTCTTGGCAACCCTGAATATCCTGGATGCCACAGTCCAAGTCGAACAGGAAAAGGGCCATTCCCGCTTGATCGTTCATGTTCTCTCCCCCGCCGTTGATAGTGAATACCTTCAGAAGCGGCTCTTTGAACTTCTTCCGGCCTTCAAAGTTCCCCACGAAATCATCGTCCACAAAGCATGGCCACTGACATTCAGCGGAAAATCAAGCGCCATCTGGACGGCGGATGCAACGCCCGAACCCCTCACGAGAATACGTTTACGATGAACAATGCCTACGTAATTGGTGCCCTGCGCACGCCCATCGTCCGAGCTGGCAAGGAATACGCGCGCATCAGCGCAGATCAGCTAATCGCACCGGTGCTGAGCGCGCTGGTGGAACGAGCAGGAATAGCGCCCCACGATGTAGACCACGTTTTTCTCGGCAATGCGGCCGGGCCAGGCGGAAACATTGCCCGGGTCGCGACCCTTGCTTCGACCTTGCCATCCTCGGTAGGTGCAACCAGCTTGGATGCACAGTGTGCCAGCGGGTTGGAAGCCATCTCTGCCGGTGCTCGAATGATCCGCTGCGGCGAGGCGGATATTGTCATTGCCGGCGGCGTCGAATCAGTCACTACAGCTCCGTGGAGAGTAGAGAAACAGGCTTCCGCGCTAACCCCACCTCGCATGTATTCACGGGCCGGGTTCACCCCTGAGCCGGACGCGGATCCCGACATGGGCGTTGCCGCCGAGAACATTGCCACGAGATTCAAGGTCAGCCGCGAGCGCCAAGATGCTTTCGCTTTGCAAAGCCACCGACGAGCAGTCGCCGCGAAATACTCGGGGCTCTTTGACGATGAATTGCTACCCGTCAACACACCGACCGGGCCTATCTCAGAAGATACCTGCCCGCGCCTCTCGCTCGATGCGCGGAAACTCGCTGCCCTGAAACCAGCATTTATGAGCAATGGCAGTGTCACCGCGGGTAATTCCTGTCCCATCAACGATGGTGCGGCCGCGGTACTGATGGTGGGCGAAAAGGTCATGAATGCGCTCAATCCGCCATTTGCTTTGCGCTATTTGGCAACTGCGAGCGGGGCCTGTGACCCGGAGATTCTCGGCATGGCGGCTGTTCCTGCCTACCAGAAGCTCACAAGATTGCTTCAAGACACCGAGCCTGCTGACGCTCGCCTGATCGAGTTCAATGAAGCCTTCGCCGTCCAGGCTCTCGCTTGCCTCGATGCTTTGGGCATCGACCCAGCCATGGCTAATCGTGACGGCGGAGCGCTGGCCCTGGGCCACCCTTATGGGGCCAGTGGAGCCATACTGACTACACGGCTGTTTTGGCAAGCCCAAAAGCAAGGTCTCGAAGGGCAACGGGCCTATGCCCTAATGGCAGCAGCTGGAGGTACAGGCAGCGCCATCGCGTTCGAATCCGTTGTTTCCCAAGCATAGTGTCCAGGCATCTCAGATATTGAGCCGGAGGGCGTCCATCGGTTCTCTACCGTCCTCAGAGAGAGGTCCTCGCAGAAACCCCGGATACCTAAAAACAAGGAAGGCCGCATCCACCCTTTCGGATGAATGCGGCCTTCCTTTCTCATGCGTCGCTCTTAGATGTTGAACCCTAGGGCTCGCATCTGGTCACGGCCATCATCGGTAATGCGTTCCGGACCCCAAGGTGGCATCCAAACCCAATTCAGACGATGGTCATCCACGATGTTCTCCAGCGCCTTGGCAACCTGCTCCTCGATAATATCGGTGAGCGGGCAAGCCGCGGTGGTCAACGTGAGATCCAGAAGCAGCGCGCCGTCGTCAGCGTACTTCAAGCCGTAGAGCAGCCCAAGGTCAACGATGTTGACGCCGAGTTCCGGGTCAATAACGTCCTTCAGGGCTTCCTCAACGTCTTCCAGAGGAGTCGTTACAGCTCCCTGGCTCTGTTCGGTTGATTCACTCATGAAAATACCTTTAGGCCTTGACGTTCAGGTAGCGGTCGTAGCCTTCTTCTTCCAGGCGGTCGGCAAGTTCTGGGCCACCCTGTTCAGCAACGCGGCCGTCCACGAACACGTGTACGAAATCTGGCTTGATGTAGCGCAGAATGCGGGTGTAGTGGGTGATCAGCAAGGTGCCCATGTTGTTTTCTTCCTGAGCGCGGTTAACGCCTTCGGAAACAATCTTCAGCGCGTCAACGTCCAGGCCGGAGTCGGTCTCATCCAAGATCGCGAACTTAGGCTTGAACAGTTCCAGCTGCAGGATTTCCACGCGCTTCTTCTCGCCACCGGAGAAGCCTTCGTTGACATTACGGCCAGCGAAGTCGGCGTCGATCTTCAGCTTGCTCATGGCTTCCTTGACGTCCTTGGTCCAAGTGCGCAGCTTCGGAGCTTCTCCGTCGATTGCGGTCTTGGCGGTACGCAGGAAGTTGGTCATGGTGACACCTGGCACCTCAACTGGGTACTGCATAGCCAGGAACAGGCCAGCCTTGGCGCGCTCGTCGACGCTCATCTCCAGGACATTTTCGCCATCAAGGGTGATACTGCCCGAAGTGACGTTGTAGCGTGGGTGGCCGGCAATGGTCGACGCAAGGGTCGACTTGCCCGAGCCGTTAGGACCCATGATTGCGTGGGTTTCGTCGGTGTTGATGGTCAGGGTTACACCCTTGAGAATTTCCTTCTCGCCCTGCTCGGTTTCAATCGAGACGTGCAGGTCCTTGATTTCCAGAGTAGACATACGTCGTTCCGTTTCTTTCTAAAAAGCTCTGAGGCTAAAAAGCTGGTGAAGCGAGCACTACCTAGTTCTCGGTAGCAGCCAATTCTTCTTCGATGGTGTCGGTCAGTCGCTCCTGCAGAGCTTCGTCGCCGATTTGCTGAACGATTTCGTTCAGGAAGCCACGGACTACCAGGCGGCGGGCGGTCTTTTCGTCGATGCCGCGGGCCATCAGGTAGAACAGGTGCTCATCATCGAAGCGACCGGTGGTCGATGCGTGACCAGCACCATCGATCAGGCCGGTTTCGATTTCCAGGTTTGGAACCGAATCGGCACGTGCGCCGTCGGTCAGCACCAGGTTGCGGTTGGCTTCGTAGGAATCGGTGCCAACAGCTTCCTTCTGGATCAGCACGTCGCCAACCCAAACGGTATGCGCGTCCTTGCCCTGCAATGCGCCCTTGTACAGAACGTTCGACTTGCAGTTGGCCACGGCGTGGTCAACGAACAGTCGATGCTCCAGGTGCTGGCCAGCATCTGCGAAGTACAGGCCGTAGAGCTCGATTTCCGCGCGTTCGCCGGTGAAGCGAGCCGAAGGGTTCACGCGAACCAAGTCGCCGCCGAAGGAAACGGCAATGTGCTTGAAGGATGCACCCTGGGCAACCAGTGCCTGCTGCGACGATGCGTGAACCGCATCGTCTTCCCAAGCCTGCAGGGAGACGACGGTCAGTCGGGCGTTGGCTCGAACATCGAATTCAACGTTCTGGGCCAGCACTGCCGAACCGACGTGATCCAGGATCACGGTGGCTTCCGAGTTTTCCTCGGCCACGATGATCAGGTGCTGAGCGGCTGGAGCCAGCGATTCACCGGTGATGCGAACGCTAGCGTTGGCGCCTTCGGCATTCTTAGGAATGGTCAGAACCTGGGTCTCGGAAGCGAACTTCCAGGCATTGGCCGAAACGCGGTCATCCGGGGTATGGGCGACGCCATTCAGCGCGTCATCAGCGGACACGACCGAAAGCTTGGCGATGTCGTTGCCGGTCAATTCAACCTTGGGAGCAGCGCCAGTGAGTTCTTCACTGTGCAGGCCCTTGAGTCGCTTGAGCGGGGTGAAGCGCCAATCTTCTTCACGACCGGTCAGCTTCGCGAAATCTTCCACGTTGGTGCTGGTCAGTCGACCTGCGCGTGAGGAGTCCGGAACGCCGACGCCGCCGCCATGGCTATGGGCCTTGGCAGAGGCTCCGCCCAGGGGCGAGCTGTCATTGTCGTTGATCGGCGAAAGGTCTTCGCCCTCTTCGGTGAAACCAGGGATGGACGGGGCGCCGATGCGCACCTTCTCATCTGGGATATGGGTGGTGGTCTCCGACATTCTTAGCCGACCGATCCTTCCATCTGAAGTTCAATAAGGCGGTTCAGTTCCAGCGCGTATTCCATTGGAAGCTCACGTGCAATTGGCTCGACGAAGCCACGCACGATCATTGCCATCGCCTCGTCCTCGGCCATGCCGCGGGACATCAGGTAGAACAGCTGCTCTTCGGAAACGCGGGAAACGGTTGCCTCGTGGCCCATGGTTACGTCGTCCTCGCGAACGTCGATGTATGGGTAAGTGTCCGAACGCGAAATCTGGTCAACCAGCAGCGCGTCACAAACCACCGAGTTCTTGGTGCCCTTGGCGCCTTCCTGAACCTGGACCAGGCCGCGGTATGCCGAACGGCCACCGTTACGAGCCACCGACTTGGCCACAATGGCCGAGGAGGTGTTCGGAGCGATGTGAACCATCTTCGATCCGGTGTCCTGGTGCTGGCCTTCGCCGGCGAAGGCGATGGACAGGGTCTCGCCCTTGGCGCGTTCGCCAACGAGGTAGACGGCAGGGTACTTCATGGTGACCTTGGAGCCGATGTTGCCATCGACCCATTCCATGGTTGCGCCTTCTTCGCAGACGGCACGCTTGGTCACCAGGTTGTAAACGTTGTTCGACCAGTTCTGGATGGTCGTGTAGCGAACGCGGGCGTTCTTCTTCACGATGATTTCCACAACGGCGGAGTGCAGCGAGTCCGACTGGTAGATCGGTGCGGTGCAACCTTCGATGTAGTGGACGTACGAACCCTCGTCGGCGATGATCAGGGTGCGCTCGAACTGGCCCATGTTTTCCGTGTTAATGCGGAAGTACGCCTGCAACGGGATCTCTACGTGTACGCCCTTAGGAACGTAAACGAAGGAGCCACCGGACCACACAGCGGTGTTCAGGGAAGCGAACTTGTTATCGCCTGCAGGGATAACCGAGCCGAAGTACTCTTCGAAGATCTCCGGGTGTTCCTTCAAACCGGTGTCGGTGTCGAGGAAGATCACGCCCTGGGCTTCAAGGTCTTCACGCAGCTGGTGGTAAACGACCTCAGACTCGTACTGGGCAGCCACGCCGGAAACCAGGCGCTGCTTTTCAGCCTCGGGGATACCCAGCTTGTCGTAGGTATTCTTGATGTCTTCAGGAAGTTCATCCCACGTCGCTGCCTGCTTTTCAGTGGAGCGAACGAAGTACTTGATGTTATCGAAATCAATGCCCGAGAGGTCTGGACCCCAGGTTGGCATTGGCTTGCGATCGAAGTACTTCAGCGCCTTCTGACGGCGCTCCAGCATCCATTCTGGCTCGGACTTGAGGGCGGAAATATTCGCCACAACGTCCTTGTCGACGCCGCGGCGAGCGTTGGCACCCGCGTCGTTCTTATCTGACCAGCCATATTCGTAATTGCCGATTCCATGGAGTTCGGGGTTCTTCTCCAGAATTTCGGAAATTACACCTGGGTCGGCAGACTCCTGTGCAATCTGATCCGTCATCGCGGCCTCTCCTGCTTCGTGAACTGAATTCGAGTTCTCTTCTCGGCGCGCATCGGCGCCTTTTCACGTCCCACGGGGATGTGGGTCGTGCACACGTGTCCGCCACCTGCCAAGGTCGACAATCGTCGAACGTCAACACCCAGCAGACGGGCGAACATTTCAGTTTCGGTGTCGCAAAACACCGGAAACTCTCGTGCCAAGTCTTGTATCGGGCAGTGCCCCTGGCATAGCTGAACGCTATGCATCAAAGCCGTTGCCACTTTTGTATCAACTTTTCGGGTGTACCCCACGAACCCGTCGGAGCTGAGCATATTACTCAGAACCTCGGCTCGTGCTTCCAGCCCTTC harbors:
- a CDS encoding single-stranded DNA-binding protein, with product MSDLVTIRAVVGTDPQLTVTAKGVAVLKFRAATHERKKDQESGQWVDGPTNWYSISAFRGLAENTMESLAQGDHVMVFGKLQIREFERADGTKGNSADIEAYSIGHDLRFGTSSFARVRTEAGDFERISHQDSSTEAEGSWPKGDDQAA
- a CDS encoding CPBP family intramembrane glutamic endopeptidase, with translation MPKLRFDSRLSIVFFVALTLLFGWCVASPLWLGKGLQEPNFTTIASLMMFTPSLAALVILLLEGRGRAFLRETGLWPINRPRRFLASLPLAIAVPVLLVAQAPVVGTWLGVFPGDLQNFALLHFVAGTKGPALYLIDQAVLIAVAGLANALLAIGEEVGWRGWLWPRLLRFGKSVAILVSGVVWGLWHAPLILLGYNYPLAPVWGVFAMCGVCVVLGAFLGWIRTFSDSVWPAALAHGVFNASVGLTSLFMTVGASIDSTEASIMGWSGWVAPAVVIGFVYFLTARRRRA
- a CDS encoding MFS transporter; this translates as MTQPVAIRARLLPTERTSINLIFFLAGLSFASWAGRLSIIDDVLGFSGLGLGSFLLCMTLGTLIGLTIIPTISKYLPTKRLLCILPLGLALCLPILGVAVSLTQSTWLAYLTLFINGIIFGCLDIMMNVSGARIERQLGRSIMPSLHGFFSLGSLVGAGLATATIAMHVRSIWHFAFISVLIIALAFVAHLGLTEWENENFAERAKEKAQEGSKPAGNLGLLLLLGLMVAGLSFTEGAANDWIAVATVDGHGLEHKEGALMFTLFVGAMTLGRFLGGHLVDRLGHKYTLLFMGTIGLLGVSLFIVGSSPYLIGLGSAMWGLGSSLGFPVGMSIAASRTERLGPKAVSIISAFGYGAMLGGPPLIGFIVDGVGLPQALWICAAILVVSLLLTPRVSRRPRLADRSR
- a CDS encoding Lrp/AsnC family transcriptional regulator produces the protein MDELDRAILAELQLDGRMSATALASKIGLSVAPCHRRIRELERSGVITGYQAVIAPERVGLGFEALVFATLKDRAQLKEFELAVEQEDLIVDAQRLFGEPDFLLRVFAKDLSHYQHVYDEVLVGLPGVEKLTSTIVMRNIKGRAVLPV
- a CDS encoding LysE family translocator yields the protein MDFAQITAFLLISVTLACTPGADWAYIISSALRKQSYQSAVWGLLSGYLVHTALLVCGIAALVASSPTVLMWLTAAGSLYLLWLGISTLRSSKTATFFEVSPEAVADEIDVQKQDRVDSLGGAASRPVALAATTEQRISPRGSFLKGLLTSGTNPKALLLYVALIPQYLDPAMSLPMPVQTGMLGLTHFVVSIAVYFTVAVAARALLRSRPLAARMVTLLSGIIMILLSLGLIFEQLFVAQKIY
- a CDS encoding energy-coupling factor ABC transporter ATP-binding protein, with the protein product MLQQISIDLDEKRIGIIGANGAGKSTLSRLLNGLVLPTEGTVHIGELNTREHAKQIRRQVGFVFQNPANQIIMPIVSDDIAFGLKNLSLPKNERQVRVAQTLGELNISHLADRETHTLSGGEQQMVALASVLAMRPQTVVFDEPTTMLDLRNRLAFQKEIAKLSQRAIVVTHDLEILEDFERVLVVTDGTIAFDGPPADAIAHYRQWSHA
- a CDS encoding energy-coupling factor transporter transmembrane component T family protein, whose translation is MIAANNTSYLARIKPGWKFGALLVLSIALYLITNWTVLLALFIFSAAILLSARVDFKQLRLPLISITIILGVVFILLGLQTDWLNALRSVLRLLTMCLLAYAVSLTTKFEAMLELFQQVASPVRFIGGNPAQIALALSMTIRFIPELKKVYTEVREAQHARGLANNPLAVTVPLVIRSLKIADETAEALDARGYDSEPAKRRF